AGCCCAAAGCCTGATGGCGAGTATGAGCGGGCGGAGTTTTTCGTGGCAAGGTGAAATGCTTCACGTGCATGCGCGGTTTGGCGATACCTTAATCGGGAAGGCCGACAGCGCCGAAGAAATTATTCAGCGTGCCAAAGACAACATGATGGCGCGCGGCTAACCTTTGAGTTTGCGCTCCAAAAAGTCCAATCGATCTTGACCCCAAAACATCACACCGTCCGTGACATAGGTGGGATAGCCGAACACGCCCGCGTCAATGGCGTCTTGGGTGGATTTGGTAAACGCTTCGTCATACTTGGCGTCTTGGGATGCGGCCAATAAGACCTCACCGTTCAGTCCGGCGGTGTTGGTTATGGTGGTCAAAGTCTCAGGGTCGGAGACGTCTTTGTCTTCGACCCAAACGGCTTTGAGCAGGGCGCTCACCAAAGGACCGGGGTCATGGCCTGCGTCTTTTGCGGCCAACACCAGTTTGGAGCCCGGAGCTTCGGGCACGGGAAAGTGTGCGGGCGTGGGGTTGAGATCCAAATTTAAGTGAGTTTTCCAGCGTTTGAGCTCGACCATGCGATAGTTTTGGCGGTTCGGGCCCCGGTCTTTCAGCATCTTTCCGCCCGTGTTCGGGAACAACTCGGGGCTGGAACAGGGGTGATAGCCAAGTGTTGCGCCAGTGGCTTGAGCGATGTCGTGAAGCCGTGCATCGCCGAAGTAAGTCCAGGGCGAAACGACGGAAAAGTAATAGTCGATGTGAGGTGTGTTCATGAAGGCCTCCCGCTAAGTTTACCTATACTTAGGCAATGATGTCGGGAATGGAACCACTTTCCAGTTTGGTGATTTGGTCTTTGATCATGAGTTTGCGTTTTTTGAGGCGTTGAATTTGCAACATATCCGGCGCGGCGTCTTCGGACAGGCGGCGAATAACGTCGTCCAAATCGCGGTGTTCGGTTTTCAACTCTTCCAGACGTGCAGGTAAAGTGTCGAGGATGTCGTTCATGGATGTTCCGTCGGTCATAGGCAAATCTTAGCACAGATTCCGCTTGGATAAACAGTTTGGAAACAGCACAATTTGTAAGGTTTTTTCGCAAGCCCCTGAAATAGCTGATTGATCAACTAGGGCTTTTCAAGTGCGTCATCAAAGTGTAAGATTCTTGCGTTAACGGAACCAAAATAGTGGGAGATATTACCATGTCGCTTGAGAGCCGTATCGATTCGCTCAAAACTCGTCACCACGAACTGGAAAAGACCATCCATCAACACGAAACCCAGCCATTCATTGACGAGATCGAAATTCACGCCCTCAAGAAAGAAAAACTAAAAATAAAAGACGAATTGGAGGAGCTCACCCACCATTGACGAGGATCAACCGGTGGGGCTGAGGCCCAAGATATCCAAACGGCCTTCCAGCGATGGGAGGCCGTTTTCCTTTGCTTGAATTGCGCGGTGGGGGACTTACATAAATGAGGAGGGACGAATTTCTGGGTTGAGAGGAAATCCCATGGCGACCTACGAATGCGAAGTCTGCGGCATGTCCGTCAACGCCACCTGCGGCAAGTGCGACGCACCTTTACAAGACGGCATGCTCAAGCTTGACGACGGCTCCGAAGTCGAAATCTCCGAATGCCCCAACGGCCACGGCAAAATCAAATCTCCGTTGTGTTGTGGGCAGGACATGGTGTGCAAGGCTTAAGCCAAAAATAACGAAGACCTCCCCCATCAAAAAGCCCGGAGGTTTGCTCCGGGCTTTTTCCGTTTTGAGAGTGTCATTCCGATCCGTCTGCAGAGCGGCACACCCAGCGTGATCAAGAATTTTCCTCGCAGTGTGCCTTTGGCTGTTTTCACTTCACGCGCGAACATTTCTTGAGCCCAGGCCATGGCGAAACTGTGGTGGACGAACCGCGTAAGAAGGACAGATTTTTTCATTGCACAGGCCAACGGCTTGGCCCAAGCATGATAGCCGATCATCACATATGGATCGCACTGGGCCAAATGCAGACCAAAGCGTTGGTCCGCAGCATAGATCTCGTACGGTAATAAGCCTTGGCGGAACAGTTCCGTGCAGATGACTTTGCCTGAATTTGGTCCTGCACTACCATCATTCGTATTGGCTTTTCCTCTCGATCGCTGCTTTAGGTTTCCTGCTGCAGTGATGACACTGCCTTTGGCTGTTTTGTCTGTGCCGGTATAGCCTTTGGAGTTGTCTGTTGACCAACTGCCGGAATAATCATGCGTCGTGCCAATGCCATCATTTTGCCAATCATCAGGACCTCTATTCGATGTCGACGGTTTGGACGGGGCTTTGCGTTGCGCATTTTTGGAAACTTGCTGTTGTGTCACAGCTGCAGCTCCAAGCGTAATCGGTGTATTCGTAATTGGTGCATCATCATTTCTGAAACTTTGTTTTGGGGCGTCAAGAAAAGCGTTCTTCGCCGCTTGGGATTGCCCCAATGGTTCATCAGGCGTACCTAAAACCGATTGTTGAGTAAGGGAGGCTTTTGCTGTTGTCACAGCACCCACACCTTCTTCTTCGCGCATGGCTTGCTCCGTACGCTTTGCCTGTTCTTTGGCTTCCTGTTTTGCCATAGCCGCGCGTTGCTTGTTTGCCGCGCGCTCTTCGCGTTCTATTTCCTGGTCAATGCTTTTTTGAACGCTGGCATAATTCGAAGTGGGAGCAGAAGCTTTTTGGGCCTGCATACCGCGAACGGTGGCATTGCGGCTGGGTTCTTCCAACGCCGTAGTCCGTGTCGGTGCGGCGGGGCTGTTGTCGCGGTAGGTGTTTCCAAAAAACGATTTCACGGCGGCTTGGGTGAAGCCGTATTGGGGATGGTGTTCATTGCGATACGCACCGCTTTTCATCATCTCGCGCGTGGTATCTTTGTCCATCATTAACCCAGCCAAGGATGCGGCATCTGCATCCGTTTTGACGGCGCGGTTGTCGTTTGTCCGAACGGATTGTAGACCGCTCACAGCAGCTTTCGTAGCACGCGCCGCGTTGGGCATGCTTGTACGTTCCGGTGCAGATGCCCACATGGCAGTCTCGGCCTTGGCGCGATCTCCGCCGTAATAGGACGTAAGCCCATCCAAAAGGGCTGCATCGGATGGGGAACTAAAGTTGGTTGATCCTGCCGACAAGAACGCACCATCTGGGATATTGGAAATGGTGACGCTGTCCATACCTTTAAAGTTGGTCGGCGTTTCCAAAGACAGTAAGTTTGGCTTGTCTTCATAAAGAACCTCGCCCGTTAAACCATCGATGACCTGCGTCGCCACACCTTTGCGCGCTTCAACAATGGCCGCTTCAAGTTCGGCTTTGGACATGGGGTTATCGACAGCTGTGTTTTCTTGCGAGGGGCCTGAGTAATTACGGGCATCGGCATAGCCATCAAACGCTTTTTGCCGTGCGCTTTCAGGTGTGCCGTTAGGTCGTGCAAGCTCTTGCATATAACGTGTGGATGCGATCACGGTTAAAGGCGTAAAGCCATTTTTGGCAATCTCGGACCTCAACCCGGCAAGCGCTGTATTGCTTTTCACTTCTTGGGTTGAGCGATAGAACACATCAGCTGCAAAAAGAGCTTTTTGATAATCAAAAGATGTAATCATGCCCGCCTTGCTCAAATCACGCAATTCACCTTGACGGCGCTCACGCATCAGTTTGGCATCTTGTGGTGAGCGTGTGACCTGTTGGTAGTTGCTTTCGTAGGACATTAATGTTGCGAGATTAAGAGGTTCTTCCGCCTTTAGTTCGTGTGTCTTCTTTCCAATTTCGACTTTTTCCCCGCCTAAATATTTCCCAAGTTTTCCTGCAGGGCCAAACTGGTTGACATTAGAGGCGACCATGACTTGGAATGCTTTTGAATCGATTAAGCTTCGAAAACCAGGGTCGTGTTTATAACGCGGATTTGACTGTGCCTGTTGAACGACGTTTGCGACACCGTCGACTAATATGCCGACTTGGCGATTGTCCAGGTTATCCACAAACGCTATGCCGTTTTGGCTTTTCAAATTCTCGTTCACTTTTGCGGCCAACTCACTTTCGACAAATGACGAATTGCCTTTTCGCCCCAGTTCTGTCGCCAATTTAGCGGCATCATTGCCTTTCAGCCCAACGGCCTCCACAAAGGCTTTTTGTGTATCGCGACTTTGTTCGGAAAAATCCGTCTGCATTTGTCCGACCGACAGGCCGCTGTTTTTTGTGCCCGCGTGGCTAAGCTTGTAAACGTCGTCGGGCTTGGCTTCGCTATTGCCGACGAAGGAGTTGATTTCATCTTTCGTGATGGAAAGGTCAGTCATGGTTAGATTTCCTGTCATAAAAAAAAGCCCTGCACGGGTTGTGCAGGGCAGTTAGGGTGAGGTTGTAGGTTATGGCCTACTATGGCTGGGTTTGG
This sequence is a window from Magnetovibrio sp. PR-2. Protein-coding genes within it:
- a CDS encoding 2-hydroxychromene-2-carboxylate isomerase — translated: MNTPHIDYYFSVVSPWTYFGDARLHDIAQATGATLGYHPCSSPELFPNTGGKMLKDRGPNRQNYRMVELKRWKTHLNLDLNPTPAHFPVPEAPGSKLVLAAKDAGHDPGPLVSALLKAVWVEDKDVSDPETLTTITNTAGLNGEVLLAASQDAKYDEAFTKSTQDAIDAGVFGYPTYVTDGVMFWGQDRLDFLERKLKG
- a CDS encoding YdcH family protein, with product MNDILDTLPARLEELKTEHRDLDDVIRRLSEDAAPDMLQIQRLKKRKLMIKDQITKLESGSIPDIIA
- a CDS encoding YdcH family protein; this encodes MSLESRIDSLKTRHHELEKTIHQHETQPFIDEIEIHALKKEKLKIKDELEELTHH